Proteins encoded together in one Jeotgalibacillus aurantiacus window:
- the purC gene encoding phosphoribosylaminoimidazolesuccinocarboxamide synthase, with protein sequence MNKEQLLYEGKAKRLYQTDQEGVLWIEYKDSATAFNGEKKEEIAGKGVLNNLITSLLFDKLRAEGIESHFIEKLSDHEQLVKAVEIIPIEVVVRSTAAGSLSKRLGLTEGEKLPKTIVEWYYKDDDLGDPLINEDHIEVLGLASQDELTLLKEKALQVNGVLTGFFEEIGLDLIDFKLEFGRDTNGAILLADEISPDTCRLWDIKTGEKMDKDVFRRNLGSLTEAYEKVLNRLGGVQS encoded by the coding sequence GTGAACAAAGAGCAGCTGCTTTATGAAGGAAAGGCCAAAAGACTGTATCAGACCGATCAGGAGGGTGTCCTGTGGATCGAGTATAAGGATTCCGCCACCGCCTTTAACGGGGAGAAGAAGGAAGAGATCGCCGGTAAAGGAGTGCTTAATAACCTGATCACGAGCCTGCTTTTTGACAAGCTGAGAGCAGAAGGGATCGAATCACATTTTATCGAGAAGCTGTCTGATCACGAGCAGCTCGTAAAAGCAGTTGAGATCATTCCGATTGAAGTGGTGGTCAGAAGTACGGCTGCCGGTTCGCTGTCAAAGCGGCTTGGTCTTACTGAAGGGGAAAAGCTCCCGAAAACGATTGTGGAATGGTATTACAAGGATGATGACCTGGGTGATCCGCTCATCAATGAAGATCACATTGAAGTGCTCGGTCTTGCGTCACAGGATGAGCTTACTCTTTTAAAGGAAAAAGCGCTTCAGGTAAATGGCGTGTTAACCGGATTTTTTGAAGAGATCGGACTGGATCTGATCGATTTTAAACTGGAGTTTGGCCGTGACACGAATGGAGCCATTTTGTTAGCGGATGAAATTTCACCGGATACGTGCAGGCTTTGGGATATTAAAACGGGCGAGAAGATGGATAAGGATGTATTCAGAAGAAATCTTGGCAGTCTGACAGAAGCATATGAAAAGGTATTAAACCGACTGGGAGGCGTTCAATCATGA
- the purS gene encoding phosphoribosylformylglycinamidine synthase subunit PurS, translating into MMKVKVHVTLRESVLDPQGTAVKNSLHAMNYQEVQDVRIGKYLELLIELSDRPVEDVVKEMCEKLLANTVIENYEFEVEEAVTQ; encoded by the coding sequence ATGATGAAGGTAAAGGTGCATGTAACATTAAGAGAAAGTGTATTAGATCCACAGGGGACAGCGGTGAAGAATTCACTGCATGCGATGAATTATCAGGAAGTGCAGGATGTACGGATCGGTAAATATCTGGAGCTGTTGATTGAGCTTTCTGACCGTCCGGTTGAAGACGTTGTAAAAGAAATGTGCGAGAAGCTGCTCGCTAATACAGTTATTGAGAACTATGAGTTTGAAGTGGAGGAGGCCGTTACACAATGA
- the purQ gene encoding phosphoribosylformylglycinamidine synthase subunit PurQ has protein sequence MKFAVIVFPGSNCDIDMYHAIKDELKEEVEYVWHDADNLDQYDGILLPGGFSYGDYLRSGSIARFSKVMNEVVKAAEAGKPVLGVCNGFQILLESGLLPGAMLRNQGLKFICRPVELEVVNNETMFTKAYQPNERITVPVAHGEGNYFCDEQTLQQLETNGQIVFRYAGENPNGSLSDIAGITNERGNVLGMMPHPERAVDELLGSADGLKLFQSIVKHWRDSHVVTA, from the coding sequence ATGAAGTTTGCGGTCATCGTTTTTCCGGGATCAAACTGTGACATCGACATGTACCATGCGATTAAGGATGAGTTAAAGGAAGAAGTGGAGTATGTCTGGCATGATGCAGACAACCTCGATCAATACGACGGTATTCTTTTACCGGGGGGATTTTCATACGGAGATTACCTGCGTTCAGGCTCGATTGCCCGCTTTTCAAAGGTGATGAATGAGGTTGTGAAAGCAGCTGAGGCAGGCAAGCCGGTGCTTGGTGTATGTAATGGATTCCAGATTCTTTTAGAGTCAGGTCTGTTACCAGGTGCGATGCTCAGAAACCAGGGGCTGAAATTTATCTGCCGCCCGGTCGAACTTGAAGTTGTCAATAACGAAACGATGTTTACAAAAGCCTACCAGCCAAACGAGCGGATTACCGTTCCGGTGGCACATGGTGAAGGCAATTATTTCTGCGATGAACAGACACTGCAGCAGCTTGAGACAAATGGACAGATCGTGTTCCGTTATGCGGGTGAAAACCCGAATGGCAGTCTGTCAGACATTGCAGGCATTACAAATGAACGCGGCAACGTGCTTGGTATGATGCCACACCCTGAACGTGCAGTGGATGAGCTGCTTGGAAGTGCAGATGGACTTAAATTATTTCAATCAATCGTAAAACACTGGAGGGACTCTCATGTCGTTACTGCTTGA
- the purL gene encoding phosphoribosylformylglycinamidine synthase subunit PurL encodes MSLLLEPAEQQIKDEKIYREMGLTDEEFALVEKILGRLPNYTELGLFSVMWSEHCSYKNSKPLLKKFPVTGEQVLQGPGEGAGIVDIGDGQAVAFKIESHNHPSAIEPYQGAATGVGGIIRDVFSMGARPIAILNSLRFGELDSPRVRYLFEQVVAGIAGYGNCIGIPTVGGEVQFDRSYDGNPLVNAMCVGLINHDEIQKGQAKGVGNTVMYVGAKTGRDGIHGATFASEELTEDSDEKRPAVQVGDPFMEKLLLEACLELIKSDALIGIQDMGAAGLTSSSAEMASKAGSGIEMNLDLVPQRETGMSAYEMMLSESQERMLIVIEKGREEEIQALFHKYDLDAVAVGTVTDDKRLRLLHQGEVVADVPVDALAEDAPVYHKPSEEPAYFRKFQALENTEPKVENLEETLHALLKQPTIASKEWVYDQYDYQVRTNTVVTPGSDAAVLRIRGTEKALAMTTDCNSRYLYLDPETGGKIAVAEAARNIVCSGGQPLAITDCLNFGSPDKPEIFWQMEKAVDGMSEACRTLNAPVIGGNVSLYNETNGTAVYPTPVVGMVGLIEKLDYITTQSYKQAGDAVYLIGETKTEFGGSELQKLTEGKISGKAPELDLRVEQERQQALLKAIREGLVQSAHDLAEGGLAVALAESAFKTGLGVTAETTGSAVTELFSETQSRFLVSVKPENAEAFEQLTGGRKIGEVTAQPIFRIVHNGEKVIDQPVDKFEESWRGAIPCLLS; translated from the coding sequence ATGTCGTTACTGCTTGAACCGGCTGAACAGCAAATCAAGGATGAGAAAATCTACCGCGAAATGGGGCTGACAGATGAGGAGTTTGCCCTTGTCGAGAAGATCTTAGGCAGACTGCCAAATTATACAGAGCTTGGATTGTTTTCAGTTATGTGGTCTGAGCACTGCAGCTATAAAAATTCAAAGCCTCTTTTAAAGAAATTCCCTGTGACTGGTGAGCAGGTACTTCAGGGACCGGGAGAAGGAGCTGGAATTGTTGATATTGGAGACGGCCAGGCAGTGGCATTTAAAATCGAGAGCCATAACCACCCATCTGCGATCGAGCCTTATCAGGGAGCGGCAACGGGCGTGGGCGGCATTATCCGTGATGTATTTTCAATGGGAGCTAGACCCATCGCGATCCTCAACTCCCTACGCTTTGGAGAACTGGATTCTCCTCGTGTTCGGTACTTATTTGAGCAGGTCGTAGCCGGAATTGCAGGCTACGGAAACTGTATCGGTATCCCGACAGTCGGCGGAGAGGTGCAGTTTGACCGTTCCTATGACGGTAATCCGCTTGTCAACGCGATGTGTGTCGGGCTGATTAACCATGATGAGATTCAAAAAGGTCAGGCAAAGGGAGTCGGCAACACGGTAATGTACGTTGGGGCCAAAACGGGGCGTGACGGGATTCACGGCGCAACGTTTGCTTCTGAGGAATTAACAGAGGACTCGGATGAAAAACGTCCTGCGGTTCAGGTAGGCGATCCATTTATGGAGAAACTGCTTCTTGAAGCGTGTCTTGAGCTGATTAAAAGTGACGCACTGATCGGGATTCAGGATATGGGTGCAGCAGGACTGACAAGCTCTTCAGCTGAGATGGCAAGTAAGGCAGGCTCAGGTATTGAGATGAATCTTGATCTTGTACCACAGCGTGAAACAGGTATGTCCGCTTACGAAATGATGCTGTCAGAGTCTCAGGAACGTATGCTGATTGTCATTGAAAAAGGCAGAGAAGAAGAAATTCAAGCGCTATTCCATAAATATGATTTAGATGCAGTAGCGGTCGGTACGGTAACAGATGATAAGCGTCTGCGCCTGCTTCACCAGGGCGAAGTTGTGGCTGATGTACCGGTTGATGCCCTTGCTGAGGATGCACCGGTTTATCATAAGCCATCAGAGGAGCCTGCTTACTTCCGTAAGTTCCAGGCACTTGAGAACACAGAGCCAAAGGTTGAAAACCTCGAGGAAACACTGCACGCATTGTTAAAGCAGCCTACGATTGCGAGTAAAGAGTGGGTGTATGACCAATACGATTATCAGGTACGCACGAATACGGTCGTCACACCTGGATCTGATGCAGCGGTACTGCGTATTCGCGGCACGGAAAAAGCGCTGGCGATGACGACGGATTGTAACTCACGCTATTTGTACCTTGATCCTGAAACAGGCGGAAAGATTGCGGTAGCAGAAGCGGCCCGCAACATTGTCTGCTCAGGTGGACAGCCACTTGCGATTACAGACTGCCTGAACTTTGGCAGCCCGGATAAGCCGGAGATTTTCTGGCAGATGGAAAAAGCGGTGGACGGTATGAGTGAAGCCTGCCGCACACTGAATGCGCCAGTTATCGGCGGAAACGTCTCTTTATACAATGAAACGAATGGAACAGCTGTTTATCCGACACCGGTTGTCGGCATGGTTGGACTCATTGAAAAGCTTGATTACATCACAACACAGTCCTATAAACAGGCTGGAGATGCTGTCTATCTGATTGGTGAAACGAAAACGGAATTTGGCGGCAGTGAGCTTCAGAAGCTGACAGAAGGGAAAATCTCAGGCAAAGCACCTGAGCTTGACCTGAGAGTGGAGCAGGAGCGACAGCAGGCATTGCTGAAGGCGATCCGTGAAGGGCTTGTTCAATCAGCGCATGATCTTGCAGAAGGCGGCCTTGCGGTTGCTCTTGCAGAATCAGCTTTTAAAACAGGTCTTGGTGTGACGGCTGAAACAACAGGTTCTGCTGTAACAGAACTGTTCAGTGAAACACAGTCAAGGTTCCTTGTATCAGTAAAACCTGAGAATGCTGAAGCATTTGAACAATTAACAGGCGGCCGTAAAATCGGTGAAGTGACTGCACAGCCGATCTTCCGCATCGTACACAACGGAGAAAAAGTCATCGACCAGCCAGTGGACAAATTCGAAGAGAGCTGGAGAGGAGCGATCCCATGCTTGCTGAGCTGA
- the purF gene encoding amidophosphoribosyltransferase translates to MLAELKGLNEECGVFGIWGHEQAAQLTYYALQSLQHRGQEGAGIAASDGKAVTFHKGEGLVTEVFTQEMLGELSGHGAIGHVRYATAGGGGYENVQPLVFRSQTGTLSLAHNGNLVNANSLKHQLERQGSILQTTSDTEVLAHLIKRSGYATLEERVKNALTMLKGAYAFVMMTETELMVALDPHGLRPLTLAKIGDAYAVASETCAFDIIGAEVIRSVEPGELLIINDEGIRAERFSYATNRAICAMEYIYFSRPDSDIDGINIHSARKRLGKQLALEFPIEADVVTGVPDSSISAAIGYAEEAGIPYEMGLIKNRYIGRTFIQPSQELREQGVKMKLSPVRGVVEGKRVVMVDDSIVRGTTSRRIVTMLKEAGAKEVHVVISSPPIKNPCFYGIDTSTHEELIASRLSVEEIRKQIGADTLSFLSVEGLVQAIGRQDEGENKGHCLACFTGKYPTEIYLDTLHPYEKELAH, encoded by the coding sequence ATGCTTGCTGAGCTGAAGGGATTAAACGAAGAATGCGGTGTATTTGGTATCTGGGGGCATGAACAGGCAGCACAGCTGACGTATTATGCCCTGCAGAGTCTGCAGCACCGCGGCCAGGAAGGAGCAGGAATCGCTGCTTCAGATGGCAAGGCCGTTACCTTTCATAAAGGAGAAGGTCTTGTAACAGAAGTATTTACCCAGGAAATGCTTGGTGAATTGTCAGGGCACGGCGCGATTGGTCACGTCCGATACGCAACGGCAGGAGGAGGCGGCTATGAAAATGTTCAGCCGCTCGTCTTCCGCTCACAGACGGGCACGCTGTCACTTGCCCATAATGGAAATCTTGTGAATGCAAACTCACTTAAGCACCAGCTTGAGCGTCAGGGCAGTATTCTGCAGACGACTTCTGATACAGAGGTACTGGCTCATTTAATTAAACGCAGTGGCTACGCAACGCTTGAAGAGCGCGTGAAAAATGCACTGACCATGCTGAAAGGTGCGTACGCATTTGTCATGATGACAGAAACCGAGCTGATGGTGGCACTGGACCCGCATGGTCTGCGTCCGCTGACACTCGCAAAAATCGGTGATGCGTATGCTGTTGCCTCTGAAACATGCGCCTTTGATATTATCGGGGCAGAAGTGATCCGGTCAGTTGAACCGGGTGAGCTGCTGATTATTAATGATGAAGGTATTCGTGCAGAGCGCTTTTCATATGCGACAAACCGGGCAATCTGTGCGATGGAATATATTTATTTTTCAAGACCGGACAGTGATATTGACGGCATCAATATTCACTCTGCCAGAAAACGTCTTGGCAAACAGCTTGCGCTTGAATTCCCGATTGAGGCAGACGTTGTAACGGGTGTGCCGGATTCGAGTATTTCCGCTGCCATTGGGTATGCGGAGGAAGCAGGTATCCCATATGAAATGGGACTCATTAAAAACCGCTATATTGGCCGTACCTTTATCCAGCCGTCACAGGAATTGAGGGAGCAGGGTGTCAAAATGAAGCTTTCCCCTGTTCGCGGTGTGGTAGAAGGCAAGCGGGTTGTGATGGTGGATGACTCGATTGTCCGCGGAACGACGAGCCGTCGCATTGTGACGATGCTGAAGGAAGCGGGAGCGAAGGAAGTGCATGTTGTCATCAGCTCACCACCGATTAAAAACCCGTGCTTCTATGGGATTGATACGAGTACACATGAAGAATTAATCGCATCAAGACTGTCAGTTGAAGAGATTCGCAAGCAGATAGGTGCGGATACTTTATCTTTCCTGAGTGTTGAAGGACTCGTTCAGGCGATTGGACGTCAGGATGAAGGTGAAAACAAAGGACACTGTCTTGCGTGTTTCACAGGGAAATATCCGACTGAAATTTATCTGGATACGCTGCATCCATACGAAAAAGAACTGGCTCACTAG
- the purM gene encoding phosphoribosylformylglycinamidine cyclo-ligase, translating into MSDAYRQAGVDIEAGYEAVERMKKHVKRTERAGIMGAFGSFGGMFDLSSLNYKEPVLISGTDGVGTKLKLAFALDKHDTIGIDCVAMCVNDIAAQGAEPLYFLDYLAVGKADPEKIEQLVKGIADACVESGCALIGGETAEMPGMYEEDEYDMAGFAVGAAEKSSIITGEDIKPGDVLIGLPSSGIHSNGFSLVRKVLLEQAGYSLTETAEGFDQSLGEILLTPTRLYPKAVLAALKAGGVTGMAHVTGGGFYENLPRMLPDGTSVEIHLGSWPVLPVFDLIQRAGGLTQDELFHVFNMGIGFVFAVDQEKAADVVKALQEAGETPYQIGSVTAEEGKKVSFYER; encoded by the coding sequence ATGTCAGATGCATACAGGCAGGCCGGCGTTGATATTGAAGCCGGTTATGAAGCCGTTGAACGAATGAAAAAACACGTGAAGAGAACAGAACGTGCGGGAATCATGGGCGCATTTGGCAGCTTTGGCGGCATGTTTGATCTATCTTCACTGAATTATAAAGAGCCGGTACTGATTTCCGGAACAGACGGCGTCGGCACAAAGCTGAAGCTCGCTTTTGCCCTTGATAAGCACGATACGATCGGCATTGACTGCGTGGCGATGTGCGTCAATGACATTGCCGCACAGGGAGCGGAGCCATTGTACTTCCTTGATTACCTCGCAGTCGGAAAAGCTGACCCTGAAAAAATCGAACAGCTCGTAAAAGGAATAGCGGATGCCTGTGTGGAATCCGGCTGTGCTTTAATCGGCGGTGAAACAGCGGAGATGCCGGGGATGTATGAGGAAGACGAATATGATATGGCCGGCTTTGCGGTTGGTGCTGCTGAAAAGTCATCGATTATTACAGGTGAAGATATCAAGCCTGGTGATGTGCTCATCGGCCTTCCATCAAGCGGTATCCACAGTAACGGGTTTTCGCTCGTTCGAAAAGTGCTGCTTGAGCAGGCTGGTTATTCATTAACTGAAACAGCGGAAGGTTTTGATCAGTCGCTTGGTGAAATCCTGCTGACACCGACACGCCTGTATCCGAAAGCGGTCCTCGCTGCTTTAAAAGCAGGTGGCGTGACAGGGATGGCACACGTAACAGGTGGCGGTTTTTATGAAAACCTGCCCCGTATGCTGCCTGATGGAACGTCAGTTGAGATTCACCTTGGGAGCTGGCCGGTGCTGCCGGTGTTTGATCTGATTCAACGTGCCGGAGGGCTGACACAGGACGAGCTGTTCCATGTATTTAACATGGGCATCGGTTTTGTGTTTGCGGTTGACCAGGAGAAGGCTGCCGATGTTGTAAAAGCTTTGCAGGAAGCCGGAGAAACACCTTACCAGATTGGTTCAGTCACGGCTGAAGAAGGAAAGAAGGTCAGCTTTTATGAGCGCTAA
- the purN gene encoding phosphoribosylglycinamide formyltransferase translates to MSAKPVFAVFASGSGSNFQAIAEAVQNGKLTGSLVLLVTDKPEAYAIKRAESLGIEVCAHNPKTFDSKADYESAILERLHEKEVEWLVLAGYMRLIGEVLLKAYPNRIVNIHPSLLPAFPGKDAVGQALAYGVKVTGVTVHFVDEGMDTGPVISQQAFHLAEGMDRAKVEQTIHDIEHQLYPDTLNQLFAESLEEIRCQNAR, encoded by the coding sequence ATGAGCGCTAAGCCTGTGTTTGCGGTTTTCGCATCAGGGAGCGGTTCAAACTTTCAGGCGATTGCCGAAGCCGTGCAAAATGGGAAGCTGACTGGCAGTCTCGTTCTACTGGTGACGGACAAGCCTGAGGCCTATGCCATTAAAAGGGCTGAATCGCTTGGCATTGAGGTTTGTGCGCATAACCCGAAAACATTTGATTCAAAAGCAGACTATGAATCAGCTATTCTTGAAAGACTGCATGAAAAAGAAGTAGAATGGCTAGTATTAGCAGGGTATATGAGACTCATCGGAGAGGTCCTTCTTAAAGCTTATCCAAATCGCATTGTGAACATTCATCCTTCACTGCTGCCGGCTTTTCCGGGTAAGGATGCCGTCGGTCAGGCGCTTGCCTATGGTGTGAAAGTAACAGGTGTTACGGTTCATTTCGTAGATGAAGGAATGGATACGGGGCCGGTTATTTCACAGCAGGCATTTCATTTAGCAGAAGGAATGGACCGGGCGAAGGTTGAGCAGACGATTCACGACATTGAGCATCAGCTCTACCCTGACACACTAAACCAGCTATTTGCTGAATCATTGGAGGAAATACGATGTCAAAACGCGCGTTAA
- the purH gene encoding bifunctional phosphoribosylaminoimidazolecarboxamide formyltransferase/IMP cyclohydrolase, with translation MSKRALISVSDKAGIVEFAEELQKLGYEILSTGGTKNLLADNGVNVTGVEDVTGFPEILEGRVKTLHPSIHGGLLAKQDQPEHQRQLEEQGIETIDLVVVNLYPFQQTIAKPNVSFDDAVENIDIGGPTMLRAAAKNHAYVTVVVDALDYERVIGELKDNGHVSQDLRCRLAAKVFRHTAAYDAYISQYLTQESGEENPERITITYERKQDLRYGENPHQKAAFYRNPLGSEFSIAHARQHHGKELSYNNIKDADAALQIVKDFDEAAAVAVKHMNPCGVGTGASPEEAFQKAYEADSTSIFGGIVAFNRAVNKATAEQLAEIFLEIVIAPAFSEDALEILTKKKNIRLLTVPFDRHVKHEYLYTSVEGGLLVQDQDRYTLDDAELRVVTERQPTEEEWAAMKTAWKVVKHVKSNAIVVADAQMTLGIGAGQMNRVGAANIALEQAGDRAKGASLASDAFFPMDDTVEAAAKAGITAIIQTGGSIRDEDSIKKANEHGITMVMTGVRHFKH, from the coding sequence ATGTCAAAACGCGCGTTAATCAGTGTCTCGGATAAAGCAGGCATTGTTGAATTTGCAGAAGAACTTCAAAAGCTTGGTTATGAAATTCTGTCAACTGGCGGAACGAAGAATTTACTTGCGGATAACGGTGTAAACGTAACCGGAGTAGAGGATGTAACAGGGTTTCCGGAAATTCTGGAAGGGCGTGTTAAAACGCTTCACCCATCTATTCACGGCGGTCTTCTTGCCAAGCAGGATCAGCCTGAGCATCAGCGTCAGCTTGAGGAGCAGGGAATTGAAACGATTGATCTCGTTGTCGTGAATCTGTATCCGTTCCAGCAGACGATTGCGAAGCCGAATGTATCTTTTGATGATGCTGTTGAAAACATTGATATCGGCGGTCCGACGATGCTTCGTGCAGCCGCTAAAAATCATGCTTACGTAACAGTTGTCGTAGATGCGCTTGATTATGAGCGTGTGATTGGTGAATTGAAGGATAATGGTCACGTATCGCAGGATCTGAGATGTCGCCTTGCTGCAAAGGTATTTCGTCACACTGCTGCCTATGATGCTTACATTTCACAATATTTAACGCAGGAATCAGGTGAAGAAAACCCTGAGCGTATCACAATTACGTATGAGCGTAAGCAGGATCTGCGCTACGGGGAAAATCCTCACCAGAAAGCAGCTTTCTACCGCAATCCGCTCGGCTCGGAATTCTCCATCGCCCATGCGCGTCAGCATCATGGTAAGGAGCTTTCCTACAACAACATCAAGGATGCAGATGCAGCACTTCAGATCGTCAAGGATTTTGATGAAGCAGCAGCAGTCGCTGTTAAGCATATGAATCCATGTGGAGTCGGAACAGGCGCAAGCCCTGAAGAAGCATTCCAAAAAGCTTATGAAGCAGATTCAACGTCTATTTTTGGCGGGATCGTTGCGTTTAACCGTGCAGTCAATAAGGCAACAGCTGAGCAGCTGGCTGAGATCTTTCTTGAAATCGTCATTGCACCTGCCTTTTCAGAGGATGCACTTGAGATTTTAACGAAGAAAAAGAATATTCGTCTGCTCACTGTACCATTTGATCGCCATGTGAAGCATGAATACCTTTATACATCCGTTGAAGGCGGTCTCCTTGTACAGGACCAGGATCGCTACACGCTTGACGATGCTGAGCTCCGTGTCGTAACAGAACGCCAGCCTACTGAAGAGGAATGGGCAGCTATGAAGACTGCCTGGAAGGTGGTGAAACACGTTAAGTCGAATGCAATTGTTGTCGCAGATGCACAGATGACACTCGGAATTGGTGCCGGACAAATGAACCGCGTCGGTGCAGCTAACATCGCACTGGAACAGGCAGGAGACCGTGCAAAAGGAGCAAGTCTCGCATCCGATGCCTTCTTCCCAATGGATGACACGGTGGAAGCAGCAGCCAAAGCAGGCATCACAGCGATTATTCAAACAGGCGGATCCATCCGCGATGAGGATTCCATTAAGAAAGCCAACGAACACGGTATCACCATGGTCATGACCGGTGTCCGTCACTTCAAACACTAA
- the purD gene encoding phosphoribosylamine--glycine ligase, protein MNVLVVGRGGREHAICDKFSKDPSVARVFCAPGNAGIAAIAECVDISEGDQEALLQFAKDQVVNLTVIGPEQPLSEGLADTFNREGLLVFGPSQKASAIEGSKAFAKELMKKYSIPTAAYETFTDFNEAKRYIHEQGAPIVIKADGLAAGKGVVVALTEEEALQAAEDMLAGAKFGASSSKIVVEEFLDGEEFSFMCLVHHDRIIPLELAQDHKRAYDGDEGPNTGGMGAYSPVAHLPEGVSDVAMDAIIKPVVQAMIEEDRSFTGVLYAGLILTEDGPKVIEFNARFGDPETQVVLPRLKSDLAELLVNLLTDQPVNAEWIEETVLGVVVAADGYPGSYQKEISLESVLTAEVTLYHAGTKKEGGLIVSDGGRVLLAAASGMTAQQAGEKVYAALGGTDTTGLFYRRDIGWKAGYKGK, encoded by the coding sequence ATGAATGTACTCGTTGTAGGGCGCGGGGGAAGAGAGCACGCGATTTGTGATAAGTTCAGTAAGGATCCGTCTGTAGCGCGTGTGTTTTGTGCGCCTGGAAATGCAGGGATTGCAGCTATTGCTGAATGTGTGGATATTTCAGAGGGTGATCAGGAAGCACTTCTGCAGTTTGCGAAAGATCAAGTTGTCAATCTGACGGTGATCGGACCTGAACAGCCACTTTCAGAGGGACTGGCTGACACATTTAACCGCGAGGGCCTGCTTGTGTTTGGTCCATCGCAAAAGGCTTCAGCGATTGAGGGCAGCAAGGCATTTGCAAAAGAACTGATGAAAAAATACAGTATTCCGACAGCTGCTTATGAGACCTTTACAGATTTCAACGAAGCGAAGCGCTACATACATGAGCAAGGTGCCCCGATCGTCATTAAAGCAGACGGTCTGGCTGCCGGTAAAGGTGTGGTCGTGGCTCTGACAGAGGAAGAAGCACTGCAAGCCGCTGAGGACATGCTGGCGGGTGCTAAATTTGGTGCCTCATCTTCTAAAATTGTTGTCGAGGAATTCCTTGATGGAGAAGAATTCTCCTTTATGTGCCTCGTTCACCATGACCGCATTATTCCACTTGAGCTTGCCCAGGACCATAAAAGAGCCTACGATGGCGATGAAGGTCCGAATACAGGAGGAATGGGCGCATATTCACCGGTTGCCCACCTGCCTGAAGGAGTCTCGGATGTGGCGATGGACGCCATCATTAAACCTGTCGTTCAGGCGATGATTGAGGAAGACAGAAGCTTCACAGGCGTTCTATATGCGGGGTTAATTCTGACTGAAGACGGACCGAAAGTAATCGAATTCAATGCGCGCTTCGGTGATCCGGAAACACAGGTTGTCCTTCCAAGACTCAAGTCTGATTTAGCAGAGCTGCTCGTTAACCTTTTGACAGACCAGCCTGTAAATGCGGAATGGATTGAAGAAACCGTACTGGGAGTAGTTGTAGCAGCAGACGGATACCCGGGCAGTTATCAAAAAGAAATTTCTCTTGAAAGTGTGCTTACAGCTGAAGTGACCCTTTATCATGCCGGCACGAAAAAAGAAGGCGGATTGATCGTATCTGACGGAGGAAGAGTCCTGCTCGCTGCAGCGTCCGGTATGACCGCCCAGCAGGCCGGGGAGAAAGTCTATGCAGCATTAGGCGGTACTGACACAACCGGATTGTTTTACAGACGGGATATTGGCTGGAAAGCCGGATATAAAGGGAAATAG
- a CDS encoding anti-repressor SinI family protein has translation MGQKHEVDMEWVALIKEAVEAGVSKEEIAQFLKSQESVVWSQQNLFAG, from the coding sequence ATGGGTCAAAAACATGAGGTAGACATGGAATGGGTTGCTCTGATCAAGGAAGCAGTCGAAGCCGGAGTTTCTAAGGAAGAGATCGCACAGTTCTTAAAAAGCCAGGAGTCAGTTGTATGGAGTCAGCAGAACTTATTCGCCGGCTGA
- a CDS encoding helix-turn-helix domain-containing protein: MIGDRVKALRKEKKMSLTELADQAGVAKSYISSLERNLQKNPSIQFLEKIAPVLGVSVNSLLDPDSDSAPVDNEWVDLAKTAMESGISKEQFKEFIEFNKWRINQK, from the coding sequence ATGATAGGTGATCGTGTAAAAGCGCTGCGAAAAGAGAAAAAAATGTCGCTGACAGAACTTGCTGATCAGGCAGGCGTTGCAAAATCCTATATCAGTTCTCTTGAACGGAATCTTCAAAAAAACCCTTCTATTCAGTTTCTTGAAAAAATCGCTCCTGTACTTGGTGTCAGCGTCAATTCATTGCTGGATCCGGACAGTGATAGTGCACCTGTTGATAATGAATGGGTGGATCTTGCGAAAACTGCGATGGAATCCGGCATATCGAAGGAACAGTTTAAAGAGTTTATTGAATTTAATAAATGGCGCATTAATCAAAAATAG